AAGCCCTTATGGTGCACTGGAAGACAGGGAATCTGGCTATATGAGCGACGTTGAGCAGTTTCCAGAGGGCACAAGGGTCGGCGTGTTGACCACTCAGCCACTGGACCGAATCCTGACCTACCGGGCCCCCGAAGGCGGTTGCGTACAAGGTGCATTTGTTGAGGTGCCGCTTGGCCCGCGCAAGGTGTTGGGCGTTGTTTGGGGTCCGGGAGAAACTGGATTTGACGCATCCAAATTACGCGCTGTGAACCGTGTTCTGGATGTTGCCCCCATGCGCATCGAAATGGCCGAGTTTCTAACCCGTGTGGGCGACTACACTCTGACGCCGATGAGTCAAATGCTGCGCCTTGCTACCCGTGCGCCGGGGCTGTCCGACCCACCTTCGATGCGGAAAGTGTTGAAGGCGTCGGGCCATCGCCCCAACCGCTTGACGGATGCACGTGCCAAGGTGATGGACGTGTTAATGGATCAGCCCGGCGTTGGGTTCACACAGAAAGAACTGGCCGATCTGGCGGGGGTCAGCGGGTCGGTTGTGAAGGGGTTGGTAAAGCTTGGGGCGATCCGCGAGGAAGATACGCCGCGTGACATGCCTTATCCGCGTCTTGACCCCGACTTGCCGAGCAAAGAGCTGACTGAAGATCAAGTCGCGGCCGCCAAGCAACTGACCGTCGGCGTGCGCGCGGGCCGCTATGGCACCACGCTTCTGCGTGGGGTCACCGGCGCCGGCAAGACCGAGGTGTATCTGGAAGCCGTCGCCGCCTGTTTGAAGAAAGGCCGTCAGGCGCTGGTGCTTTTACCCGAAATCGCCCTGACCGCCGAGTTTCTGAAACGGGTCGAAGAACGCTTTGGCGCGCGGCCCGCCGAATGGCATTCGGGCGTCACCATGACCGAACGTCGCCGCTGTTGGCGGATGGTCGGGCAGGGGGATGCCTCGCTTGTTGTGGGTGCGCGCTCCGCACTCTATCTGCCCTTTCGCGACCTTGGGCTGGTGATCGTGGATGAGGAGCATGACAGTTCCTACAAACAGGAAGACGGTGTGCTCTATTCGGCCCGCGATATGGCGGTGATGCGGGCATCCATCTGTGACGCGCAGGTGGTGCTGGCCTCGGCCACGCCGTCGCTTGAGACATGGGCCAACTGCGAGGCGGGGAAATACAAGCGGATTGACCTGACCAGTCGCTATGGCCCGGCCGTCATGCCCGACATGCGCGCGATTGATATGCGGCAGGAGAATATGCTGACGCAAAGCTGGATCTCGCCCACGCTGAAAGCGGCCGTGACCCTGCGCATTGCGAAGGGCGAGCAATCGCTGCTCTTCATCAACCGCCGTGGCTATGCGCCTGTCACGATCTGCCGGGCCTGTGGACACCAGATCGGTTGCGATCATTGCGACGCGCGCATGGTCGAGCACCGGTTCCAAAAACGGCTTGTCTGCCACCAATGCGGCGAGACGAAGCCGATGCCAGAGGCCTGCCCGGAATGCGAAGTCGAAGGGAAACTCGCCCCTGTCGGGCCGGGTGTGGAACGGCTGGCGGAAGAAGTCCGCGCAAGCTTCCCCGATGCCCGCGTGGCGGTGTTGTCGTCGGACCTCTTCGGTTCAGCCCGCGCACTGAAAGAACAGATTGAACTGATCGCCGACGGTGGGGCTGACATCATCATCGGCACGCAGTTAGTGGCGAAGGGGCACAACTTTCCAAAGCTAACTTTGGTAGGCGTAATCGATGCCGATCTGGGTCTGCAAGGGTCCGACCTGCGTGCCGCAGAACGCACGTTTCAATTGATCCGACAGGTCGCTGGCCGGGCTGGGCGAGCCGAGACACCGGGCGTCGCACTTCTGCAAACCTTCCAACCCGAACACCCGGTGATCCGCGCGATTCTTGCGGGCGAGGAAGAGAATTTTTGGCGCGCCGAGGCAGGCGAACGCCAAGCGGCTGGCGTGCCGCCTTATGGGCGTTTGGCGGGGATCGTCCTGTCGTCGCCCGATATTCAAGCAGTGTTTGATCTGGGGAGCGAGATGGCGCGGCGGTCCGAGCCGCTCATCCAGATCGGTGCGCAGCTTTATGGCCCTGCATCAGCGCCCATCGCGCGCGTCAGAGGGCGGCATCGTGTCAGGCTTTTGGTGAAAGCTGAGAAGGGTGCGCCCATCCAAGCTGCATTGAAACGCTGGCTCGCACAATTCCAGATCAAAGGGGATATGCGCGTATCGGTGGATATCGATCCGCAAAGTTTTTATTGAGGCAACCGTGCTTCCAGATCGTCCCTGGTATTTCAAGCAATCACAGCATCGGCTATGATGTATTTATGACCGACCGGGTGACCTATCATGTATTGAGCCGCGAGAACGCCGCGATGCTCGATAAAGCAGAAGCTTTTGACAACGCGGTTGATCCTGAGCAGTTGAAGACGTTCGTGTCCAGAACCGGACACGAACTGGTATTTGCGCGATTGGGCGACAGAGTGATCGGCTTTGCGTCAGGCAACGTCCTGTTGCATCCAGACAAGCCCCCAGTGTTTTTCATCAACGAAGTTGGTGTTCTTCGCGACATGCGCAGACAAGGCATTGCCTCCGCACTTTGCCGAAAGTTGATCCAACAAGCGCGTGGCGCCGGGTGTCAGGGCATCTGGCTGGCTACTGAGAAGGAAAACGATGCAGCGCGAGCACTTTATCATAGCTTGAGAGCACGCGAGACCGGCGGCATTGTTGTCTATGATTGGGATGACGCTATGGGCGCCTGATGCGCCTTTGGCTGATTATTGCGCCGGAAGTGCCGCACCTCGGCCCTGTTTTTGATCCACCAACGCATCGGTGAACACAGCCCCAATCCACATGCACAATAGTGCGAGCCATGCCGTACCGACAAAGATCGAGGTGCCGGTGACGCCCGCGCCAATCGCACAACCACCAGCCAGCATCGCACCGAAACCCATCAAGACAGCCCCGAACATCGAACGGCGCATGTTGGCCTCGCCATCGAACCCTTGGAACTTGAACTCTCCAGCCAGCCAGCTTGCGGCAAAGGCCCCGATGACAACGCCCGGCACAAGGCCCACGTCGAACTCCAGCACCGGGTCGGGAATCAGGAAAAACATTAGCGTATTGGCGGACGGGCCGGAGAAGGTGGCAGAGGTGACCGAGACGGGCTCGAACGCCGCCAGCGACAATTGATAGGTCAGCACCCACCCCAATGCGACGGCAAAACCGACACCGGATCCAAACACCAAACGCCGATAGCCCATGCCGGACTTGCGCGCGATATAGATCGCGAACACGGCGGTCAGAATACCAAGCGCAAAACCGGACCAGTCCGGGACCCCAAGGGCATTCAACAGGTTCAGGTTCACGCCACGCTCGGTCATCCAGAGCCGGGCCAGCTTGTCGCGTGCAGGGGCCAGCCAGCCATGCAAACTCATTTGAGCGACCACAGCGAAAATCAATCCGGATACCACAGACCGAAGGTTGCCCGTTGCGGCCAACACCAGAAGTCGACCAGAACAACCACGTGCCAGCACCATGCCGACACCAAACATTAACCCGCCAATGATGGCACCCGACCACGTTCCGGTCACCGCCATCATGCGCGCATCCTCGGGTCGCAGCAGGCCTAGAAGCGACGCGCCTTGCACCCAGACCAGAGCGGTCGAGAAAGTCAAAAGCCAGATTGCGAGGGAACTGTCCATCATGCGCCGGGCGAACTCGACTGTGGCAGCGCGCAGACAAAACCGCGACCGTTGGGCGGCCACGCCAAAGACAATACCGGTGACAAGCCCAAACAGCGCGGCTGTCGGCTCTTCTCCGATACGGTCAATTAGGGGCACAATGTCCATGCGGGTTCCTTCAATTGTTGGATACCTTGCCGTGATTCACGGTAACCTGCCTTGACATAAATCATAAACATATAAGCTTAAATGAATGCGTTTTGATCTCGCAAACTGGTAAAAACAGGCGTAATGCGGGGCCATGAGACACCAGATCCTGACCCTTGAAGAAGCTCGAGCGCTACCGTTCTGGCGCCGCCCCATCTTTCTGCTGATGTTGATGGCAGCGGGGATGCCCATTGCGTTTTTCACGTGGTCTGCGCTTCTGAACAACTTCGTGATCGAAGCGGCCGGGTTCACAGGCGTCGAAATCGGCTGGTTGCACACAGTGCGCGAAATTCCCGGCTTTCTGGCCATCGGTGTGATCGCGCTTCTGATGTTGTTTCGCGAACAGGTGCTGGGCGTTGTCGCCTTGGGTATGCTTGGCGCGGCCACAGCCATCACCGCGTGGTTTCCGAGCTTCGGTGGCATACTAACAGTCACCATGCTGTCGTCGATCGGGTTCCACTATTTCGAAACGGTGAACCAATCGCTTCAATTGCAATGGATCGATAAAAAGCGAGCTCCGCAAATGCTGGGGTGGATCATGTCAATCGGATCGGCGGCGGCTCTGTTGAGCTACGGGCTTCTGGTGCTGACGTGGAAGGCGTTCGATCTGAGCTATAATCTAGTCTACATGATCGCAGGCGGCACGACCCTGGCCATCGCAATCTTTGCATATTTTGCCTATCCACAGTTTGAAAGCCCCGAGCCGCAGTTGAAGCAATTCGTGCTGCGCCGTCGTTACTGGCTCTACTATGCACTGCAATTCATGGCAGGCGCGCGGCGACAGATCTTTACGGTGTTTGCCGCCTTCATGATGGTCGAACGCTTCGGGTTCGAAGTGCATGAGGTCACGGCGCTGTTCCTGATCAACTATCTGGCCAATATCTTCTTTGCGCCACTGATGGGGAAAGCGGTTGCCAAATGGGGCGAGCGTCGCGCGTTGGCCTTTGAATACACCGGACTGATCAGTGTGTTTCTGGCCTATGGCGGGATTTACTATTTTGGTTGGGGTGTGGTGTTGGCCGCGGCGCTTTATGTGCTCGACCACCTTTTCTTCGCGCTGGCCTTCGCGCTGAAAACCTATTTCCAGAAGATTGCGGACCCGCAGGATATTGCGCCGACGGCCGCCGTGGCATTCACAATCAACCACATCGCCGCGGTCTTTCTACCCGCTCTGCTGGGCTACCTGTGGGTTGTGTCTCCGGGGGGCGTTTTTGCATTAGCAGCGGGAATGGCCTGCGTCTCATTGATGTTGTCTCTTCTTATTCCACGTCATCCGGAAAAGGGGAACGAGACAGTATTCTCGCGCCCGTTGCCGCAGATCGCCGAGTAAACATCCGTTTCGGCAGCGCAGTTGTGGTTGACCGCGCAGGCGCTGCTCGGTAGGCCGTTCCCGTCATCAGAAAGGATTTTGTCATGTCCACTTGGACTGCACTGACCACGCTGGACGGTCAAGACGCCGCCGAAGCGCTTGGCTTGGCGATGGAGACATTAACCCCTGAGCCCACCGGTATCGGCGTCTTTGAAGTTGAAGACGGAAGCGGCACTTGGGAGGTTGGCGGCTATTTCACCCACGAACCAGACACCGCGGGACTGGCCTTGCTGGCGGCAATGCACAATGCGAAAGATTTCACCGTCTCGGAATTGCCCGAGGTTGATTGGGTCGCCCATGTTCGGCGCGAACTTTCCCCGGTGGAAGCGGGCCGCTTCTTTGTGCATGGCAGTCACGATGCGGATAAAGTGCCTGACGGAAAAATCGCGTTGCTGATCGAAGCCGCGATGGCATTCGGGACAGGACACCACGGCACCACGCTAGGTTGCCTGAAGGCGCTGGATGGATTGGTAGAACACGGGTTTGTCGGCAAGAATGTGGTCGATATTGGTTGCGGGACCGCCGTCTTGGCAATGGCTGCCGCGCGTGTTTGGCCTAATCCGGTCTTGGCCAGCGATATTGATCAGGTCGCCGTTGACGTTGCAAAAGCCAATGTCGCAGCCAACAATTTGGAAGAAAGAGTTTACTGTGTCGAGGCGGCAGGATTTAACGCGCCTGAACTTCAAGAAGCGTCTCCATTCGACCTAGTATTTGCTAATATTCTGAAAGGGCCGCTGATCGGTCTTGCCCCGGATATGGCGAAGCACCTTTCTACCAAGGGTTATGCGATTCTGTCGGGCATTCTGAACCCGCAAGCGGACGAAGTGATTTCCGTTTATGTCCGAAACGGGTTCAATCTGGTCGAACGCACCGAAATTGTTGACTGGACAACACTAGTTTTACAAAAAAGTTAGTGTTTATTACGTGAAAATTTAACAGATTTCTGGCCACCACCACTTTTTTGCCATATTCTGAGGTGGGTGTATTATTTTTTTTATTGAGGGGAGGGTATTGATCGTGACTGATGCACAAGTTCAAGACTTTCAAAAACGGGTGCGCGGAATTAGCCGACAGCATCGCCGCTTGTCGCAAGGCTATGTTCAATTGGTCGAGCGTGATGGGCTGTTGGTGCCCAGCAAACCTAGGCTGCGCCGGGGGTTCCCGATCAAGGGGCTGCTCCTGACGCTTGTCGGATTCATGTTGTTCAAGGGGTTCCTTTTCAGCCAAGTCGGCGTGATCAATTACAATGATCGTGTTGACCGACTGTCGCAGGGGTCAATGATCGAACAGGCCGGTGCTTGGATCATGCAGGACGATCCGGTGACCACTGCCATTGCCGGGTTCATGACCAACCCATTCTGACGCGGAAATCGAATTTGAAAACCCAGCCCGTGCGCCACGACGCGTTTCGGGCTGATTTCATTTTGGAACCCAGCTTTCGCGATGTCATTGCGCAGCAAAGCCACATTTTTAAACCACTTCAAGCTGTCTTGACTGGCAAATCCTCTTTGCCTTGCCTATTTGCCTTGTCTAGAACGATCGGAGCATGAACAGGAGGCGCCAGATGGCAAAGATTACCTATATCGAGCACAACGGAACACAGCACGTCGTCGACGTCGCCAACGGTTTGACCGTGATGGAAGGTGCGCGCGACAATAATATTCCCGGCATCGAAGCCGATTGTGGTGGTGCTTGCGCCTGTTCGACCTGCCACGTCTATGTCGACGCCGCGTGGGTGGAAAAGATGCCTGCCAAGGATGCGATGGAAGAAGACATGCTCGACTTCGCCTATGAGCCGGATGCCGAGCGTTCGCGCCTGACCTGCCAGCTTAAGGTCACAGACGATCTTGACGGTCTTGTCGTGCACATGCCTGAAAAGCAGATCTAATGACCGGTCTTCGGGTCGCGCTGGTTTTCATCTGCCTTGCGACCCCGGCGGCCGCGCAGATCACCTCGGCCCGCTATGTTGAACCTACAGATCGCTATGGCCATGGGGCTGTTCCCGGCGGCGAGTATGGCGCGCTTGAGGTCAATCTGTCTGACGGATCGCGCACTATCACACGCGTTTCAGACGGTGTTTTTGAAGACACCATACCACGCCTTCACGATTTCAATGGTGACGGAGTGCGCGAAGTTGTGACTGTGTTCAGCGGCGATGATGTCGGCGCAATGATACGCATCTATGCGTTGGATAAGGGCGAACTGGTGCTGCGCGGCTCCAGCAACCCCATCGGCATGCGCCATCGTTGGTTGGCAGTGGCAGGCATCGCGGATTTCAATGGCGATGGAGTGGACGAGGTCGCCTATGTCGATCGCCCTCATTTGGCCCGCAGGCTCACGCTTGTCTCGGTCCGACCGGATGCGGGAGGATTTTTGTTCAAAGATTTGGCAACGGTTGGGGGTGTCACAAACCACAAGTTCGCAAGCCCAGTCATCGAAGGCGGTGTACGGGACTGCGTGGGGCATCCGCCTGTCGTCGTAACTGCCAGCGCCAATTGGTCGCGTGTTATTGAAACACGCCTGGACGGCGGTGAGCTGAAGCTGACCAATGTCGCACCTTACACCGGACCGGATAGCCTGTCGGCGCGTCTGGGCTGTTAAAGCGCGCGCCAGCCGATATCTGCGCGGTTGAATCCTTCCGGCCAGTCTATTTTGTCAATCATCGCATAGGCGCGGTCACGAGCCTCTTGCAAGCTATCGCCGCGCGCGGTGACGTTCAGGACACGCCCGCCGGAAGCTGTGATCTTACCGTCTACTTCGGTGGTGCCTGCGTGAAACACCATATTCATCGAATCCTCAGGCAGGTTATCCAATCCATTGATGATTGATCCCTTCTGGTAAGCGCCGGGATAGCCATTCGCCGCCATCACCACGGTGATCGCGTGATCGTCAGCCCAGTTGACCTTAGCCTTGTCTAACTGCCTCTCGGCACAAGCCAACATCAAGTCCAGCGCCTGTGCACCCAGCCTCATCATCAAGACCTGACATTCCGGGTCGCCAAAACGTGCGTTGTATTCGACCAGCCGTGCCTGCCCGTCCTTGATCATGAACCCCGCATAAAGCACACCTTGATAGGGTGTGCCGCGCTTGGCCATTTCAGCCACAGTCGGCTCGATGATCTCACGCATGGCGCGGGCGGCAATCTCGTCCGTCAGGACCGGGGCGGGGGAGTAGGCGCCCATGCCGCCGGTGTTCGGGCCCGTGTCGCCATCGCCGACGCGTTTGTGGTCCTGTGCTGTGCCGATGGGCAGAGCGGTCTTACCGTCGCAGAGGATGAAGTATGATGCCTCTTCGCCCTCCATGAATTCTTCGATCACCACTTCGGCCCCGGCCCCGCCAAACGCGCCGCCGAACATGTCGTCGATGGCGTCCAGCGCCGTCTGCTTGTCCATCGCGACGATCACGCCTTTGCCGGCTGCCAGTCCGTCCGCCTTGACGACAATCGGTGCGCCCTGTTCGCGAATATAGGCCTTGGCGGCATCTGCGTCGGTGAAATGACCATAGGCAGCGGTTGGCGCGCCCGCGGCATCGCAGACCTCTTTCGTGAAGGACTTGGATGCCTCAAGCTTCGCGGCCTCGGCCGAGGGGCCGAAGACACTGACGCCCGCCTCGCGCAGACGGTCGGCCACGCCTTTGGCCAAGGGCGCTTCCGGCCCGATGATCACGAAATCAATGGTGTTTTGCTGCGCAAAGGTCACCACCGCGTCACCGTCTTCGATGTCCAGCGATGCGCACTCCGCGATCTGCGCCATGCCGGCATTTCCGGGTGCCACGATCAACCGATCACATTTCGGGTTTTGCATCACAGCCCACGCCAGCGCGTGTTCGCGCCCACCGCTGCCCAGAATAAGGATGTTCATGGCTCTTCCCCCGCTTGGCCTTCTGTCATCGGCGTTCTAAGGTCGGGGCGCTGAAATCACAAGGAAAGAGACACCGGCCCATGTCCGACCTGATCGACGATCCACAGCCCGGCGAAAACGCACCGGAGTTCACCGTCTCGGAAATCTCCGGCGCGCTGAAGAAAACAATCGAGGGGGCATTTGGGCGTGTCCGCGTGCGGGGCGAGGTTGGGCGGGTCATGCTGGCACGCTCGGGGCATCTGTATTTCGATGTGAAGGATGACCGGTCCGTGCTGGCGGCGGTCAGTTGGAAAGGGCAGGTCAGCCGCCTGTCGATCAAGCCCGAAGAAGGCATGGAGGTGATTGTCACCGGCAAGCTGACCACTTTTGGCAGCCAGTCGAAATACCAGTTGAACGTCGATGATGTCGTCGTCGCGGGCGAAGGCGCGTTGATGGCAATGTTGGAAAAGCGCAAGAAAACGCTGGCGGCAGAGGGACTTTTCGCGCCCGAACGCAAGAAAAAGCTGCCTTTCCTGCCCGAAGTGATTGGCGTTGTCACATCACCGTCCGGTGCGGTGATCCGCGATATCTTGCACCGTCTGCGGGACCGTTTCCCGCGCAAAGTGCTGATCTGGCCCGTCGCCGTGCAGGGCGAGGCGTGTGCGCCTCAGGTCGCCGCCGCAATCGAAGGTTTCAACCGTATGCAACCGGGCGGCGCGCTGCCGCGTCCTGACTTGCTGATCGTTGCGCGCGGTGGTGGTTCAATCGAGGATCTGTGGGGGTTCAACGAGGAAATCGTCGCGCGCGCCGCCGCCGCGTCGGATATTCCCCTGATCTCGGCGGTGGGGCACGAGACGGACACGACCCTGATTGATTACGTGTCTGACTTGCGCGCGCCGACGCCGACCGCGGCTGCCGAACATGCCGTGCCAGTGCGTCTGGAATTGCTAGCGTGGACCGAGGAACAAGGCACCCGCTTGACCCGTTCGTTGGAACAGGCGTTGACGCAACGCGGCCAGCGCCTGCGTGACGTGGCCCGCGCCCTGCCGCGCCCCGAGGCGTTGTTGGACACTCCACGCCAGCGGCTTGATGCCGCCAGCCACAAACTGCCCTCAGCCCTGCGCAGCATGACGCAAGTGAGGCGAGTCAAGTTGACCGAGGCGTCCGCAGGTCTGCGCCCGCGCGTTTTGACCGCGCGACTGGCCCCGATGCGGGACCGGCTAAATATGGCAAGCGCACGCTTGGACCCCGACCGAATCACAGACGCCAACAAACGCCGAACGGTTGAGATCACCGGACTGTCCGCGCGATTGGATCGGGCCTTCTTGGCAAATACAAAGCGGCACGAGGATCGGCTGACCAGCCTTGAACGAATGCGCCAAACGCTGGGCTATACCGAGACGTTGAAGCGTGGGTATGCGGTTGTGCGGGGCGACGGAGATGTGGTGACCAACCAAGCCGCTGCCGCAAAAGCCAAAGCGCTTGAGATCGAGTTCGCGGATGGTCGATTGGCGCTGGATGGGTCAGGGACATCGGCGGTGAAGCCGATCAAACCCGCAACAAAGCCCAAGCCCAAAAAGGACGCCCCCGATCAAGGATCGCTGTTCTAGCCGGTAACCATGCTACTTGTTGCGCGAACCGGGGCGGCCCTGGGGCTTGCCGCCCGGACCTTTGCCGCCGGGGCCTTTTCCCGCCGGACGTTGACCTGGTTTCCCTCCGGGCCGCCCACCTTTGAATGCAGGCTTGGCCCCCGGTTTGCTTCCATGCTTGCCGCGCGGGATCTCTTTGCGCGTCCGCACGGGCGCCGGCTTTGCGTCTTCCATCCCAAGCTGGTCGCGCACAACGCGTTGGCGGATTTCCTCGACCTCTCCGGGTTTCAATTCGCCCAGTTGGAAAGGGCCGTAGCTGACGCGCAGCAGACGGTTGACGGTCAGCCCGACTGCTTCCATCGCGCGGCGCACCTCGCGGTTCTTCCCTTCGCGGAGGGTCACGGTCAGCCACGCGTTCGCGCCTTGTTGCCGGTCCAGCGACACGGCCATCGGCTGGAACCGCTCGCCATCAATCGTCAAACCCTTGCGCACCGGCGCCAGTGTGTCCTCGGTGGGTCGCCCGTTCACCCGCACGCGGTATTTGCGTGACCACCCGGTCGAGGGTAGTTCCAGCTTTCGCTTCACCTCGCCATCATTGGTCAGAAGCAACAGGCCTTCGGAATTGATGTCGAGCCGCCCGACGCTGACCACGCGGGGCAGGTCGTCGGGCAGGTTTTTGAATACCGTGTCGCGCCCCTTCTCATCCCGCTCGGTCGTCACAAGGCCGATGGGCTTGTAATACAACCACATGCGGGGCGGTTCCGGTTCGGCCAAAGGGGCTTCGTCAAACAGGATCGTGTCCTTGGCGGTGACGTTCAGCGCGGGGCTGTCGATCACTTTTCCGTTCACGGTTACGCGGCCCGCTTCGATCATCCGTTCAGCCTCGCGACGGCTGGCGACACCGGCGCGGGCCAGCACCTTGGCGATGCGGTCGCCTTTGGACGGATCAGCCGTCGCGGCATCCGGCTTTTTCGGGGCGGGCTTGCGGGCCGATTTGGGAACGGGGGGGCATTTTTTGTCTGTCATGCCTTCGCATAGCGCGGGGCGGGGCAAAGGGGAAGCCTTGGCAAGCGGTCGGCGCCAAGGCAAAAGGGGGCATGAGCCGTTTTAAAAGCCATATGGATGCCGCAATGGCAGAAGCCCGTGCTGCCGCCGCGCGCGGTGAGGTGCCCGTGGGAGCGGTGCTGGTGTCGCCGGACGGCAAGGTGATCGCTGCGGCAGGCAACCGGACGCGCGAGTTGAACGACCCTACGGCCCACGCCGAAGTGTTGGTGATCCGCGAAGGCTGCGCTCAGGCCGGGTCGGAACGCCTGCCCGACCACGACCTTTACGTGACGCTGGAGCCGTGCGCGATGTGCGCAACCGCCATGTCGGCGGCGCGTATTCGCCGGGTCTATTACGGCGCGGCGGACCCGAAATCAGGCGGCGTGGCACATGGCGCGCGCATCTTCACGCATTCGCAATGCCACCATGTGCCCGAAGTCTATGATGGCATAGGCGCAGATGAGGCAGAACAGATCTTGAAGGACTTCTTCGCGTCCCGGCGCTGATCCTTAGATCGTTATCGGCTTCAGAACCTCTGGTTCAATCACATTCACGTCGGGCAGTGCAGCGACCAATTCATCAGCGGACTGCGCCAGAACGGGGAAGGTCTTGTAGTGGCAGGGAATCACGGTCTTGAAATCGAAGTACCGTTTTGTCGCGTAGCCCACCCGCGCCATATCCATCGTGTAATGCCCACCCGCGCACAGGATACCGATATCGGGTTTGTGCAGATCGCCCATCCACTCCATATCCGCCATGATGTCGGTGTCGCCAGAGACATAGATCACGTGACCTTCGCCTGCGATCATGAACCCGACCTCGGCGCCTGCGCAGAGTGGCCGATCGCCGCCCAGATAATCGAAACTGGCGGAATGCGAGGCATTCACCATCG
This DNA window, taken from Aliiroseovarius sp. F47248L, encodes the following:
- a CDS encoding primosomal protein N', yielding MSDVEQFPEGTRVGVLTTQPLDRILTYRAPEGGCVQGAFVEVPLGPRKVLGVVWGPGETGFDASKLRAVNRVLDVAPMRIEMAEFLTRVGDYTLTPMSQMLRLATRAPGLSDPPSMRKVLKASGHRPNRLTDARAKVMDVLMDQPGVGFTQKELADLAGVSGSVVKGLVKLGAIREEDTPRDMPYPRLDPDLPSKELTEDQVAAAKQLTVGVRAGRYGTTLLRGVTGAGKTEVYLEAVAACLKKGRQALVLLPEIALTAEFLKRVEERFGARPAEWHSGVTMTERRRCWRMVGQGDASLVVGARSALYLPFRDLGLVIVDEEHDSSYKQEDGVLYSARDMAVMRASICDAQVVLASATPSLETWANCEAGKYKRIDLTSRYGPAVMPDMRAIDMRQENMLTQSWISPTLKAAVTLRIAKGEQSLLFINRRGYAPVTICRACGHQIGCDHCDARMVEHRFQKRLVCHQCGETKPMPEACPECEVEGKLAPVGPGVERLAEEVRASFPDARVAVLSSDLFGSARALKEQIELIADGGADIIIGTQLVAKGHNFPKLTLVGVIDADLGLQGSDLRAAERTFQLIRQVAGRAGRAETPGVALLQTFQPEHPVIRAILAGEEENFWRAEAGERQAAGVPPYGRLAGIVLSSPDIQAVFDLGSEMARRSEPLIQIGAQLYGPASAPIARVRGRHRVRLLVKAEKGAPIQAALKRWLAQFQIKGDMRVSVDIDPQSFY
- a CDS encoding GNAT family N-acetyltransferase, which codes for MTDRVTYHVLSRENAAMLDKAEAFDNAVDPEQLKTFVSRTGHELVFARLGDRVIGFASGNVLLHPDKPPVFFINEVGVLRDMRRQGIASALCRKLIQQARGAGCQGIWLATEKENDAARALYHSLRARETGGIVVYDWDDAMGA
- a CDS encoding YeeE/YedE family protein, with the translated sequence MDIVPLIDRIGEEPTAALFGLVTGIVFGVAAQRSRFCLRAATVEFARRMMDSSLAIWLLTFSTALVWVQGASLLGLLRPEDARMMAVTGTWSGAIIGGLMFGVGMVLARGCSGRLLVLAATGNLRSVVSGLIFAVVAQMSLHGWLAPARDKLARLWMTERGVNLNLLNALGVPDWSGFALGILTAVFAIYIARKSGMGYRRLVFGSGVGFAVALGWVLTYQLSLAAFEPVSVTSATFSGPSANTLMFFLIPDPVLEFDVGLVPGVVIGAFAASWLAGEFKFQGFDGEANMRRSMFGAVLMGFGAMLAGGCAIGAGVTGTSIFVGTAWLALLCMWIGAVFTDALVDQKQGRGAALPAQ
- a CDS encoding MFS transporter: MRHQILTLEEARALPFWRRPIFLLMLMAAGMPIAFFTWSALLNNFVIEAAGFTGVEIGWLHTVREIPGFLAIGVIALLMLFREQVLGVVALGMLGAATAITAWFPSFGGILTVTMLSSIGFHYFETVNQSLQLQWIDKKRAPQMLGWIMSIGSAAALLSYGLLVLTWKAFDLSYNLVYMIAGGTTLAIAIFAYFAYPQFESPEPQLKQFVLRRRYWLYYALQFMAGARRQIFTVFAAFMMVERFGFEVHEVTALFLINYLANIFFAPLMGKAVAKWGERRALAFEYTGLISVFLAYGGIYYFGWGVVLAAALYVLDHLFFALAFALKTYFQKIADPQDIAPTAAVAFTINHIAAVFLPALLGYLWVVSPGGVFALAAGMACVSLMLSLLIPRHPEKGNETVFSRPLPQIAE
- a CDS encoding 50S ribosomal protein L11 methyltransferase — encoded protein: MSTWTALTTLDGQDAAEALGLAMETLTPEPTGIGVFEVEDGSGTWEVGGYFTHEPDTAGLALLAAMHNAKDFTVSELPEVDWVAHVRRELSPVEAGRFFVHGSHDADKVPDGKIALLIEAAMAFGTGHHGTTLGCLKALDGLVEHGFVGKNVVDIGCGTAVLAMAAARVWPNPVLASDIDQVAVDVAKANVAANNLEERVYCVEAAGFNAPELQEASPFDLVFANILKGPLIGLAPDMAKHLSTKGYAILSGILNPQADEVISVYVRNGFNLVERTEIVDWTTLVLQKS
- a CDS encoding 2Fe-2S iron-sulfur cluster-binding protein, which produces MAKITYIEHNGTQHVVDVANGLTVMEGARDNNIPGIEADCGGACACSTCHVYVDAAWVEKMPAKDAMEEDMLDFAYEPDAERSRLTCQLKVTDDLDGLVVHMPEKQI
- a CDS encoding VCBS repeat-containing protein, whose protein sequence is MTGLRVALVFICLATPAAAQITSARYVEPTDRYGHGAVPGGEYGALEVNLSDGSRTITRVSDGVFEDTIPRLHDFNGDGVREVVTVFSGDDVGAMIRIYALDKGELVLRGSSNPIGMRHRWLAVAGIADFNGDGVDEVAYVDRPHLARRLTLVSVRPDAGGFLFKDLATVGGVTNHKFASPVIEGGVRDCVGHPPVVVTASANWSRVIETRLDGGELKLTNVAPYTGPDSLSARLGC
- the purD gene encoding phosphoribosylamine--glycine ligase — its product is MNILILGSGGREHALAWAVMQNPKCDRLIVAPGNAGMAQIAECASLDIEDGDAVVTFAQQNTIDFVIIGPEAPLAKGVADRLREAGVSVFGPSAEAAKLEASKSFTKEVCDAAGAPTAAYGHFTDADAAKAYIREQGAPIVVKADGLAAGKGVIVAMDKQTALDAIDDMFGGAFGGAGAEVVIEEFMEGEEASYFILCDGKTALPIGTAQDHKRVGDGDTGPNTGGMGAYSPAPVLTDEIAARAMREIIEPTVAEMAKRGTPYQGVLYAGFMIKDGQARLVEYNARFGDPECQVLMMRLGAQALDLMLACAERQLDKAKVNWADDHAITVVMAANGYPGAYQKGSIINGLDNLPEDSMNMVFHAGTTEVDGKITASGGRVLNVTARGDSLQEARDRAYAMIDKIDWPEGFNRADIGWRAL